From the Leptospira biflexa serovar Patoc strain 'Patoc 1 (Paris)' genome, one window contains:
- a CDS encoding LIC_10030 family protein — protein sequence MKIQEYKSINRLLGEFSTKNKVGEIFVDNLHSPYIQFPERFTIHGTSVTQPEFGDVKDFVQTVIKFLPEAVEGTGLLPEPRPKRETGKLFFVRPMLFGPYRFLYVFSVDMLYLGGAKSEEIKRAGTQNMTPTIVTDRLYFQVKVIPIQSIKEDGDHVIDFEAKRFQGGEFRVESERDENKPIRKFSEIFDEIDFSDTEAKIREELGINSDIWKLGRIYSPIGIDYLSLSLRFLNPSLPKTIYHFKQFYQILENTNQTIPEGTLQSFHEYLSTFEVERTVSKSGNILWKVHQKSTDNG from the coding sequence ATGAAAATACAAGAATATAAATCCATCAATCGATTGTTAGGAGAGTTTTCGACAAAAAACAAAGTAGGAGAAATCTTTGTTGATAATCTACATTCTCCTTACATTCAATTTCCAGAACGATTTACAATCCATGGAACTTCAGTCACACAACCAGAGTTTGGTGACGTGAAAGACTTTGTCCAAACCGTTATCAAATTTTTACCAGAAGCAGTAGAAGGGACAGGTTTGTTACCAGAACCCAGACCAAAACGCGAAACGGGGAAACTATTTTTTGTTCGGCCGATGTTATTTGGACCCTACCGTTTTTTGTATGTGTTTTCAGTCGATATGTTGTATTTGGGTGGAGCCAAATCAGAAGAAATCAAACGAGCGGGGACTCAGAATATGACCCCAACCATTGTCACAGATCGTTTGTATTTCCAAGTAAAGGTGATTCCAATTCAATCGATCAAAGAAGACGGGGACCATGTGATTGATTTCGAAGCAAAACGATTCCAAGGGGGAGAGTTTCGAGTGGAATCGGAACGAGACGAAAACAAACCCATTCGAAAATTTTCGGAAATCTTCGATGAAATTGATTTTTCCGATACAGAAGCAAAAATCAGAGAAGAACTTGGTATCAACTCAGACATTTGGAAATTGGGTAGGATCTACAGTCCCATCGGAATCGATTATCTTTCTTTATCTCTGCGTTTTTTGAATCCAAGTCTGCCGAAAACGATCTATCATTTTAAGCAATTTTATCAAATCTTAGAAAATACAAACCAAACCATTCCAGAAGGAACGTTACAATCGTTTCATGAATATTTATCCACATTTGAAGTGGAGCGAACAGTTTCTAAGTCTGGTAATATTTTATGGAAAGTGCATCAAAAATCTACCGATAATGGATAA
- a CDS encoding inositol monophosphatase family protein, protein MGISSPTINFPVDETIKRIEYVKANAMGIIHEAKKIQREVSAIRSDTDAEEKERIDAADGKLGDILIRFLQKSFPKDGILCEDKPTIDGGEFKWILDPVDGSMNFVRGLPLYAISFGLEHRETPVGGVVIVPPQESVYSAVMGEGAFKNGEPIVTSRVSELNRAIFSPNLPTKRAHMIQEIMADLSGFLTYARSFRRTGSFVLDSCFIAEGVMDAIWEKTVKHWDVSAISVILSEAGGKLTDLNGVHYYTGLPELVASNGVLHSEILKLLKTVRSTVSRN, encoded by the coding sequence ATGGGTATCTCTTCACCAACCATCAATTTTCCCGTCGATGAAACCATCAAACGCATCGAATATGTAAAAGCCAATGCCATGGGTATCATCCATGAAGCAAAAAAAATCCAAAGAGAAGTTTCTGCCATTCGTTCAGATACGGATGCTGAGGAAAAAGAAAGGATCGATGCCGCCGACGGTAAGTTAGGTGACATTCTCATTCGTTTTTTACAAAAGTCTTTTCCAAAAGATGGAATTCTTTGTGAGGACAAACCAACCATTGATGGTGGTGAATTCAAATGGATACTGGATCCTGTAGATGGATCGATGAATTTTGTCCGGGGACTACCGCTCTATGCCATTTCTTTTGGATTGGAACATCGGGAAACACCCGTTGGTGGCGTGGTGATTGTCCCTCCTCAAGAATCGGTATATTCGGCTGTCATGGGAGAAGGGGCCTTTAAAAACGGGGAACCCATTGTCACCTCTCGGGTTTCTGAGCTGAACCGTGCCATTTTTTCACCAAACCTTCCTACAAAACGAGCGCATATGATCCAAGAAATCATGGCGGACTTATCTGGATTTTTAACCTATGCTCGCTCCTTTCGACGCACAGGTTCTTTTGTTTTGGATTCCTGTTTCATTGCGGAAGGTGTGATGGATGCCATTTGGGAAAAAACAGTGAAACATTGGGACGTTTCTGCCATTTCCGTGATTTTATCAGAGGCTGGTGGGAAATTGACTGACTTAAATGGAGTGCATTACTATACAGGACTTCCTGAGTTAGTAGCTTCCAATGGCGTATTACACTCGGAAATTTTAAAATTATTAAAGACAGTTCGTTCTACTGTCAGTCGAAATTGA
- a CDS encoding superoxide dismutase, producing MEHKLPELPYAKDALAPHISAETLEFHYGKHHQTYITNLNNLIKGTEFESASLEDIVKKSSGGIFNNAAQVWNHTFYWHSLSPNGGGAPKGAVADLITKSFGSFDAFKEKFTQSAVTNFGSGWTWLVKKGDGLEIVNTSNAGSPLKDGMQALLTIDVWEHAYYIDFRNARPKYVEAFWNLVNWDFANKNL from the coding sequence ATGGAACATAAACTCCCAGAACTTCCTTATGCAAAGGATGCACTCGCTCCCCATATATCTGCAGAAACATTAGAGTTTCACTATGGAAAACACCACCAAACTTACATTACTAACTTAAACAATCTCATCAAAGGGACTGAATTTGAAAGTGCATCTTTGGAAGACATCGTGAAAAAATCTTCTGGAGGTATTTTTAATAATGCCGCACAGGTTTGGAACCATACATTTTACTGGCACTCCCTTTCACCAAATGGCGGAGGAGCTCCAAAAGGTGCCGTTGCAGACCTCATCACAAAATCCTTCGGTTCTTTTGATGCATTCAAAGAAAAATTCACACAATCCGCTGTGACGAACTTTGGATCAGGTTGGACATGGCTTGTGAAAAAAGGAGACGGTTTGGAAATCGTCAATACCAGTAACGCGGGAAGCCCTCTAAAAGATGGAATGCAAGCGCTCCTTACGATTGATGTTTGGGAACATGCATACTACATTGATTTCCGAAATGCACGCCCTAAATATGTGGAAGCATTCTGGAATTTAGTGAATTGGGATTTCGCAAATAAAAATCTTTAA
- a CDS encoding anthranilate synthase component I family protein, whose amino-acid sequence MSESLPKISIPKKPNYTSLSLPEGIEFWELFREIEEKYENCFLLESAGDNQYDSRYSVIGFDPSHLITGEPGVLEIDGKLYKVKNPYFALRDITDYNSLSISYAGGLVGYLGYQSMQFFEPKLHLKPHPDFPAMIFGMYLDGLIYDKFTGELIYFDNGTNRIDVVKSILTSIQNPVSKKPEASVTVLQEGLSKDVHKQMVDEALEEVKAGNTFQCQIGFEETYSVDGNPLAIYETLREINPSPHMYYVKFGKRVILGASPELLFRLRQGEMESFPLAGTTKRGVDAKEDTLLARKLLTDPKEIAEHNMLIDLHRNDIGRVAKFGTVKVRRRFDIKRFSHVQHISSEVVGILSSKEDMFSGLASSFPAGTLSGAPKIESMKIIERIEKSPRGPYGGAVGSFGLNGDCTFAIPIRSFFVHNGKGFVRASGGIVYDSKPDDEYQEIINKMASVRKALDLHQLPQEKNTKAKG is encoded by the coding sequence ATGAGCGAATCACTTCCGAAAATCTCCATTCCTAAAAAACCAAATTATACATCCTTAAGTTTGCCGGAAGGAATTGAGTTTTGGGAACTCTTTCGGGAGATAGAAGAGAAATATGAAAATTGTTTTCTCTTGGAATCAGCAGGCGACAACCAATATGACTCAAGATACTCTGTGATTGGATTTGATCCATCACACCTGATTACTGGTGAACCCGGAGTGTTGGAAATTGATGGAAAACTATATAAAGTCAAAAATCCATATTTTGCTCTTCGCGATATCACAGATTATAATTCGCTAAGCATTAGTTATGCGGGTGGGCTCGTTGGTTACTTGGGTTACCAAAGTATGCAGTTTTTTGAACCCAAATTACACTTAAAACCACATCCAGATTTCCCAGCAATGATCTTTGGAATGTACCTTGATGGACTCATATACGATAAATTTACAGGGGAACTCATTTACTTTGATAATGGAACCAATCGGATTGATGTTGTAAAATCGATCCTTACTTCCATTCAAAATCCAGTTTCTAAAAAACCGGAAGCCAGTGTGACCGTTTTACAAGAGGGACTTTCCAAAGATGTCCACAAACAAATGGTAGATGAAGCATTAGAAGAGGTGAAAGCTGGAAATACATTTCAATGCCAAATTGGTTTTGAAGAAACGTATTCAGTGGATGGGAATCCTCTTGCTATCTACGAAACCTTACGAGAAATCAATCCTTCACCTCATATGTACTATGTGAAATTCGGGAAACGTGTGATCCTAGGTGCCAGCCCAGAGCTTTTGTTTCGTTTGAGACAAGGGGAGATGGAATCATTTCCCCTGGCAGGAACCACAAAACGAGGAGTTGATGCTAAGGAAGATACGTTGCTTGCACGTAAACTTCTCACGGATCCAAAGGAAATCGCAGAACACAATATGCTCATCGATCTACATCGAAATGACATTGGCCGTGTGGCAAAATTTGGCACTGTCAAAGTGAGAAGGAGATTTGATATCAAACGGTTTTCGCATGTCCAACATATCTCAAGCGAAGTAGTGGGTATACTTTCTTCCAAAGAAGATATGTTTTCGGGACTTGCTTCTTCCTTCCCTGCTGGAACCTTGTCAGGCGCTCCCAAAATTGAATCGATGAAGATCATTGAACGTATTGAGAAGTCACCACGAGGGCCTTATGGTGGAGCTGTAGGAAGTTTTGGATTGAATGGAGATTGTACTTTTGCGATTCCCATTCGTAGTTTTTTTGTTCATAATGGAAAGGGATTTGTTCGAGCATCTGGTGGGATTGTGTATGATTCAAAACCTGACGACGAATACCAAGAAATCATCAATAAAATGGCTTCTGTGAGAAAGGCTTTGGACTTACACCAACTGCCTCAAGAAAAAAATACAAAGGCAAAAGGGTAA
- a CDS encoding anthranilate synthase component II, with the protein MKVLILDNYDSFTYNLYQIVGEILEEQEKLFELDVIRNDEKSFSEIKAANYDKVIISPGPGHPADPTYFGVSADILKGLGTLTPILGICLGMQGMATVFGGEVVRAKVAMHGKLSPISHDGKGVFSGLTQNIEIMRYHSLVAKEESLPDELEVTARVSSGEGKGEIMGLRHKSLKIEGVQFHPESFGSEEGKELLRNFIYR; encoded by the coding sequence ATGAAAGTTCTCATCTTAGATAATTACGATTCCTTCACTTATAATTTATACCAAATCGTGGGAGAAATTTTAGAAGAACAGGAAAAACTTTTTGAATTGGATGTAATCCGAAATGATGAAAAATCGTTCTCTGAAATAAAAGCAGCTAACTACGATAAGGTTATTATTTCTCCAGGTCCAGGCCACCCAGCAGATCCGACCTATTTTGGAGTGAGCGCTGATATCTTAAAAGGACTCGGAACTTTGACCCCAATCCTTGGAATTTGCTTAGGAATGCAAGGTATGGCGACTGTGTTTGGAGGAGAAGTGGTGCGTGCAAAAGTAGCCATGCATGGAAAACTTTCCCCAATTTCCCATGATGGGAAAGGCGTATTCTCTGGATTGACTCAAAATATTGAAATCATGCGTTACCATTCCCTCGTGGCAAAAGAAGAATCCTTACCAGATGAATTGGAAGTGACAGCACGGGTTTCTTCGGGAGAAGGAAAGGGAGAAATCATGGGACTACGCCACAAATCTTTGAAAATTGAAGGGGTGCAATTCCATCCTGAATCCTTTGGCTCAGAAGAAGGGAAGGAATTACTACGTAATTTTATCTATCGGTAA